The following proteins come from a genomic window of Gallalistipes aquisgranensis:
- the rpsS gene encoding 30S ribosomal protein S19, translated as MSRSLKKGPFIEPKLEARVIAQNESGKKAVIKTWSRASMISPDFVGQTIAVHNGNKFIPVYVTENMVGHKLGEFSPTRNFRGHAGNKKK; from the coding sequence ATGAGCCGTTCATTAAAAAAAGGACCATTTATTGAGCCGAAACTCGAAGCGAGAGTTATCGCCCAGAATGAGAGCGGGAAAAAGGCTGTCATCAAGACCTGGTCGCGCGCGAGCATGATTTCGCCCGACTTCGTGGGACAGACCATCGCCGTCCACAACGGGAACAAGTTCATCCCCGTATATGTAACTGAAAACATGGTAGGACACAAACTCGGAGAGTTCTCTCCGACGCGTAACTTCCGTGGCCACGCAGGTAACAAGAAAAAATAG
- the rplB gene encoding 50S ribosomal protein L2 → MAVRKFKPITPGTRHKIVGTFDDITSSKPEKSLLSPKKSTGGRNNSGKMTMRYIGGGHKQMYREVDFKRSKDMPAVVKTIEYDPNRSARIALIVYADGQKSYILAPNGLQVGQTVRSGEGAAPEVGNTLFLADIPLGTVVHNIELYPGQGAVMARSAGTYAQLLAREGKYAIIKLPSGETRMVLVTCRATVGAVSNPDHSLEQHGKAGKSRWLGRRPRNRGVTMNPVDHPMGGGEGRSSGGHPRSRKGLLAKGYKTRTPQKASSKFIISRRKK, encoded by the coding sequence ATGGCAGTAAGAAAGTTCAAACCCATTACACCGGGTACAAGACATAAGATTGTAGGCACGTTCGACGACATCACGTCGAGCAAGCCCGAAAAGTCGTTGCTGAGCCCCAAGAAAAGCACGGGCGGCCGTAACAACTCCGGTAAGATGACCATGCGCTACATCGGCGGCGGTCACAAGCAGATGTACCGTGAAGTTGACTTCAAGCGGAGCAAGGACATGCCTGCCGTGGTAAAGACTATCGAGTACGACCCGAACCGTTCGGCACGTATCGCGCTGATCGTGTATGCCGACGGACAGAAGAGCTACATCCTCGCCCCCAACGGGCTGCAGGTGGGCCAGACCGTCCGCAGCGGAGAGGGCGCCGCACCCGAAGTCGGAAACACCCTCTTCCTCGCCGATATTCCTCTGGGAACCGTCGTGCACAACATCGAACTCTACCCCGGACAGGGAGCCGTGATGGCCCGCAGTGCCGGTACCTACGCACAGTTGCTTGCGCGTGAAGGTAAATACGCTATTATCAAACTTCCTTCGGGAGAGACCCGTATGGTGCTGGTGACTTGCCGCGCGACCGTGGGTGCCGTGTCCAATCCGGACCACAGCCTCGAGCAGCACGGCAAGGCCGGTAAAAGCCGTTGGCTGGGTCGCCGTCCGCGTAACCGCGGTGTCACGATGAACCCCGTCGATCACCCGATGGGTGGTGGCGAAGGCCGTTCGTCGGGAGGACATCCCCGTTCGCGCAAAGGTCTTCTGGCTAAAGGTTACAAGACGCGTACTCCGCAGAAGGCTTCCTCCAAGTTCATCATTTCAAGAAGGAAAAAATAA
- the rplW gene encoding 50S ribosomal protein L23 has translation MEILIKPILTEKMTIQGDKLNRYGFIVDPRANKLQVKTAVEQMYNVVVTDVNTINYMGKVKSRYTKAGMLVGRTNNFKKAIVTLKNGDKIDFYSNI, from the coding sequence ATGGAAATTCTAATTAAGCCAATATTGACCGAGAAAATGACGATTCAGGGCGATAAGCTGAATCGCTACGGTTTTATCGTTGATCCCAGAGCGAACAAATTGCAGGTCAAGACTGCCGTCGAGCAGATGTACAACGTGGTTGTCACCGACGTCAACACCATCAACTACATGGGTAAGGTGAAGAGCCGTTACACCAAGGCGGGTATGCTGGTGGGCCGTACGAACAACTTCAAAAAGGCGATTGTTACGCTGAAAAACGGAGATAAGATAGATTTTTACAGTAATATCTAG
- the rplD gene encoding 50S ribosomal protein L4, translated as MELAIYNISGQETGKKALLNDAVFGIEPNDHAIYLDVKQYLANQRQGTHKSKQRNEVAGSTKKLKKQKGTGGARAGSIKSPLFPGGGRVFGPVPRDYSFKLNKKLKQLARRSALSYKAKNEGIKVVENFSIETPKTKTFLAMAKSLNLEGKKMLLVLPESDHNVILSTRNLQNVKVVVAQNVNTYDVMNAGTVLMAEGSVNVINEMLA; from the coding sequence ATGGAATTAGCAATTTACAATATTTCGGGTCAGGAGACCGGTAAAAAGGCCCTCCTGAACGATGCGGTTTTTGGTATCGAGCCCAACGACCATGCGATCTACCTCGATGTGAAGCAGTATCTGGCCAATCAGCGTCAGGGAACGCACAAGTCCAAGCAGCGTAACGAAGTGGCCGGATCGACCAAGAAGCTGAAAAAGCAGAAAGGTACCGGCGGTGCCCGTGCCGGCAGCATCAAGTCGCCTCTGTTTCCGGGTGGCGGCCGGGTGTTCGGTCCCGTACCCCGCGATTACAGCTTCAAGCTCAACAAGAAGCTCAAACAGCTGGCCCGTCGCAGCGCCCTTTCCTACAAGGCCAAGAATGAGGGGATCAAGGTCGTGGAGAATTTTTCGATCGAGACTCCCAAGACCAAGACTTTCCTGGCCATGGCCAAAAGCCTGAATCTGGAAGGCAAGAAGATGCTGCTCGTGCTGCCCGAGTCGGATCACAACGTGATTCTTTCGACCCGCAACCTGCAGAACGTGAAGGTGGTCGTCGCACAGAACGTGAACACCTACGACGTGATGAATGCCGGTACGGTGCTGATGGCCGAGGGTTCGGTGAATGTTATTAACGAAATGCTAGCGTAA
- the rplC gene encoding 50S ribosomal protein L3 codes for MSGLIGKKIGMTSVFSAEGKNIPCTVIEAGPCVVTQIKTVEKDGYAAVQIAYDEKKEKHTSSSLLGHFKKAGTTPMRKLVEIKSFDKELNLGDVITLDIFEDDDWVDVTGISKGKGFQGVVKRHGFGGVGGQTHGQHNRQRKPGSLGASSYPSRVFKGKRLPGQTGGEQVKVLNLRILKKIPENNLLLVKGSIPGAKGSYLIIED; via the coding sequence ATGTCAGGACTAATTGGAAAAAAAATCGGAATGACTTCCGTTTTCAGTGCCGAGGGTAAGAATATACCATGCACTGTTATCGAGGCTGGTCCCTGCGTGGTTACGCAAATCAAGACCGTGGAAAAAGATGGTTATGCCGCGGTTCAGATTGCCTATGACGAAAAGAAGGAGAAGCACACCAGCAGTAGTTTGTTAGGCCACTTCAAGAAGGCCGGCACTACCCCCATGCGCAAACTGGTTGAGATCAAGAGTTTCGACAAGGAGCTCAACCTGGGCGACGTGATTACCCTGGACATCTTCGAGGACGACGACTGGGTCGACGTAACGGGGATATCGAAAGGTAAAGGATTTCAAGGCGTTGTGAAACGTCACGGCTTCGGCGGTGTCGGCGGTCAGACCCATGGCCAGCACAACCGTCAGCGTAAACCCGGTTCGCTGGGCGCATCGTCCTACCCTTCGCGTGTGTTCAAGGGAAAGAGACTTCCCGGACAGACGGGCGGCGAGCAGGTGAAGGTGCTCAACCTGCGGATTCTGAAGAAGATTCCGGAAAACAACCTTCTTCTCGTGAAAGGTTCCATCCCGGGAGCAAAAGGGTCGTACTTAATAATCGAAGACTAA
- the rpsJ gene encoding 30S ribosomal protein S10, which yields MSQKIRIKLKSYDHNLVDKSAEKIVKTVKTTGAVVSGPIPLPTQKKIFTVNRSTFVNKKAREQFQLCTFKRILDIYSSTPKTIDALMKLELPSGVEVEIKV from the coding sequence ATGAGCCAGAAAATAAGAATCAAGCTTAAATCGTACGATCACAATCTGGTGGACAAATCCGCCGAGAAGATCGTAAAGACTGTGAAGACCACAGGCGCTGTGGTGAGCGGCCCGATTCCGCTGCCCACCCAGAAGAAAATCTTTACCGTAAACCGCTCGACGTTCGTGAACAAGAAGGCCCGCGAGCAGTTCCAGCTCTGCACGTTCAAGCGCATTCTGGACATTTACAGTTCGACGCCCAAGACGATCGACGCTCTGATGAAGCTCGAGCTGCCCAGCGGTGTAGAGGTGGAGATCAAGGTCTGA
- the fusA gene encoding elongation factor G: MATRDLKYTRNIGIMAHIDAGKTTTSERILFYTGKTHKIGEVHEGAATMDWMVQEQERGITITSAATTAFWHYKDQTYQINLIDTPGHVDFTVEVERALRVLDGAVATFCAVGGVEPQSETVWRQADKYKVPRIGYVNKMDRTGADFLGVCAQIKERLGATAVPVVLPIGAEDKFVGLVDLIYNRAIIYFDDKNVRDNFTYEEIPAEMKAEAAEWRAKLIEEVATVDEALMEKFFEDPDSITPDELIAAIRKATCQMAIVPMLCGSSFKNKGVQILLDYVMAFLPSPLDVEAIVGINPETGEETVRHPSESDPFCGLAFKIATDPFVGRLAFVRVYSGKLDAGSYVHNSRSGKKERISRIYQMHANKQNPMETVGAGDICAAVGFKEIRTGDTLCDEKAPIALESMTFPEPVIGLAVEPKTQKDLDKLGIALGKLAEEDPTFTVKTDEDSGQTVISGMGELHLEIIVDRLKREFGVEINQGAPQVNYKEALTATVQHREVFKKQTGGRGKFADIIFEIGPAEEGKMGLEFIDSVKGGNIPKEYIPSVQKGFEAAMANGALAGFSIDSMKVNLLDGSFHPVDSDSLSFEICARNGFRAAAQKAKPVIKEPIMSVEVVTPEENMGDIIGDLNKRRGQIAGMESKGTARVVKAKVPLSEMFGYVTVLRTISSGRATSSMEFSHFEEVPANLAKEIIEKSSGKNKGAIE, encoded by the coding sequence ATGGCAACGAGAGATCTGAAATATACGCGGAACATCGGTATCATGGCGCACATTGATGCCGGTAAGACCACTACTTCCGAGCGTATTCTGTTTTACACGGGCAAGACGCACAAGATCGGCGAGGTGCACGAGGGTGCCGCTACCATGGACTGGATGGTTCAGGAGCAGGAGCGGGGTATTACCATTACCTCGGCTGCGACGACCGCGTTCTGGCACTACAAGGATCAGACCTACCAGATCAACCTGATCGACACCCCGGGACACGTGGACTTCACCGTGGAGGTGGAGCGTGCCCTGCGCGTGCTGGACGGAGCTGTCGCTACGTTCTGTGCCGTGGGTGGCGTGGAGCCCCAGTCGGAGACCGTTTGGCGTCAGGCCGACAAATACAAGGTGCCTCGTATCGGTTACGTGAACAAGATGGACCGTACGGGTGCCGACTTCCTGGGTGTATGTGCCCAGATCAAGGAGCGCCTCGGCGCTACCGCCGTTCCGGTGGTGCTGCCGATCGGTGCCGAGGACAAGTTCGTCGGACTGGTAGACCTTATATATAATAGGGCCATCATCTATTTCGACGACAAGAATGTCCGTGACAACTTTACCTACGAGGAGATTCCCGCCGAGATGAAGGCCGAAGCCGCCGAGTGGCGGGCCAAGCTGATCGAGGAGGTGGCCACGGTGGACGAGGCCCTGATGGAGAAGTTCTTCGAAGATCCCGATTCGATCACTCCCGACGAACTGATCGCTGCGATCCGTAAGGCGACCTGCCAGATGGCCATCGTGCCGATGCTCTGCGGTTCGTCGTTCAAGAACAAGGGCGTTCAGATTCTGCTGGACTATGTGATGGCATTCCTCCCCTCTCCGCTGGATGTGGAGGCGATCGTGGGAATCAACCCCGAAACGGGCGAGGAGACCGTGCGCCATCCGTCGGAGAGCGATCCTTTCTGCGGTCTCGCATTCAAGATCGCTACCGATCCCTTCGTGGGGCGTCTGGCTTTCGTCCGTGTATATTCGGGTAAGCTCGATGCAGGCTCGTACGTCCACAACAGCCGTTCCGGAAAGAAGGAGCGTATCAGCCGCATCTACCAGATGCATGCCAACAAGCAAAACCCGATGGAGACCGTCGGCGCCGGAGACATCTGCGCTGCCGTAGGTTTCAAGGAGATCCGTACCGGAGATACCCTCTGCGATGAAAAGGCTCCTATCGCTCTCGAGTCGATGACCTTCCCCGAACCGGTGATCGGTCTGGCCGTAGAGCCCAAGACGCAGAAAGACCTCGACAAACTGGGTATCGCGCTGGGTAAACTGGCCGAGGAGGACCCCACCTTCACGGTAAAGACCGACGAGGACAGCGGACAGACCGTCATCAGCGGTATGGGTGAACTCCACCTGGAGATTATCGTAGACCGTCTGAAACGCGAATTCGGCGTAGAGATTAACCAGGGTGCACCCCAGGTGAACTACAAGGAGGCTCTGACCGCTACCGTTCAGCACCGCGAAGTGTTCAAGAAACAGACCGGTGGTCGCGGTAAGTTCGCCGACATCATTTTCGAAATCGGTCCTGCCGAGGAAGGTAAGATGGGTCTCGAGTTCATTGACAGCGTCAAGGGCGGTAATATTCCCAAAGAGTATATCCCTTCGGTGCAGAAAGGTTTCGAGGCGGCCATGGCCAACGGTGCGCTGGCCGGTTTCTCGATCGACAGCATGAAGGTGAACCTGCTCGACGGTTCGTTCCACCCCGTGGACTCTGACTCGCTTTCGTTCGAAATCTGCGCACGCAACGGTTTCCGTGCCGCCGCTCAGAAGGCCAAGCCCGTGATCAAGGAGCCTATCATGTCCGTGGAGGTGGTTACTCCCGAGGAGAACATGGGCGACATCATCGGCGACCTGAACAAACGCCGCGGACAGATCGCCGGCATGGAGTCCAAAGGTACTGCCCGTGTGGTGAAGGCCAAAGTTCCCCTGTCGGAGATGTTCGGATATGTGACCGTGCTGCGTACCATCTCTTCGGGCCGCGCCACTTCGTCGATGGAGTTCTCCCATTTCGAGGAGGTTCCTGCGAACCTGGCCAAGGAGATCATCGAGAAGAGCAGCGGTAAAAACAAAGGTGCAATAGAATAA
- the rpsG gene encoding 30S ribosomal protein S7: MRKAKPKKRILLPDPKYGDVLVTRFVNNLMLDGKKSIAYTIFYDAMDIVGEKMKDAEKAPLEIWKQALENITPQVEVKSRRVGGATFQVPTEVRPERKISLSMKNLVLYSRKRPGRSMAEKLSAEIMAAYNQEGAAYKRKEEMHRMAEANKAFAHFRF; the protein is encoded by the coding sequence ATGAGAAAAGCAAAGCCTAAAAAGCGAATTCTACTTCCAGATCCCAAGTACGGAGACGTGCTCGTGACGAGGTTCGTGAACAACCTCATGCTGGATGGTAAGAAGAGTATTGCCTACACGATTTTCTATGATGCCATGGATATCGTGGGCGAGAAGATGAAGGATGCAGAGAAGGCTCCTCTTGAAATCTGGAAACAGGCTCTGGAGAACATCACTCCCCAGGTCGAAGTGAAGTCCCGCCGTGTGGGCGGTGCCACGTTCCAGGTTCCTACCGAGGTAAGACCCGAGCGCAAGATTTCATTATCCATGAAAAACCTTGTCCTTTACTCTCGCAAGCGTCCGGGTCGTTCGATGGCCGAGAAGCTGTCGGCCGAAATCATGGCTGCCTACAATCAGGAGGGCGCCGCATACAAACGCAAGGAAGAGATGCACAGAATGGCCGAGGCCAACAAGGCGTTCGCACATTTTAGATTCTAA
- the rpsL gene encoding 30S ribosomal protein S12 has protein sequence MPTIQQLVRKGRVQLEFNSKAPALDACPQRRGVCVRVYTTTPKKPNSAMRKVARVRLTNGKEVNAYIPGEGHNLQEHSIVLVRGGRVKDLPGVRYHLVRGALDAAGVDGRRQRRSKYGAKRPKAGAPAKK, from the coding sequence ATGCCAACTATTCAACAGTTAGTACGGAAAGGAAGAGTGCAGCTGGAGTTCAACAGCAAGGCTCCTGCGCTGGATGCGTGTCCGCAACGACGTGGCGTTTGCGTGCGTGTGTATACCACCACGCCCAAGAAGCCTAACTCGGCCATGCGTAAGGTGGCGAGGGTGCGTCTGACCAACGGTAAAGAGGTGAATGCCTACATTCCGGGCGAGGGCCACAACCTGCAGGAACACTCCATTGTTTTGGTTCGCGGCGGTCGTGTGAAGGATCTCCCCGGCGTTCGATACCACCTGGTTCGCGGCGCGCTGGATGCCGCAGGCGTGGACGGTCGCCGTCAGCGTCGTTCGAAGTACGGAGCCAAGCGTCCCAAGGCAGGTGCACCGGCAAAGAAGTAA
- the leuS gene encoding leucine--tRNA ligase — MEYNFREIEPKWQKEWKERKTYRVEIDPSRPKFYVLDMFPYPSGAGLHVGHPLGYIASDIYSRYKRLCGFNVLHPMGYDAFGLPAEQYAIQTGQHPAVTTRQNIERYREQLDKIGFSFDWDREVRTCDPGYYKWTQWAFLKMFGHYYDNTTGRAEPIEKLTARFEKQGTEGLDAACTTEMRFSADEWKAMDERRREEVLQNYRLAFRADTMVNWCPQLGTVLANDEVKDGLSVRGGYPVEQKRMKQWLLRVTAYAQRLLEGLDRLAWSDSLKEIQRNWIGRSEGAQVFFDIRDSDKKLEIFTTRPDTIFGVTFMVIAPEHEWIGELTTPEHRTEIEEYIAQTKKRSERERIAETKRVSGAFTGSYAVNPFTLKEIPIYVSDYVLAGYGTGAIMAVPAHDSRDYAFARHFGLPIIPVVEGGDLSVESYDAKSGKLINSDFIDGLEVKEAIQIMFAEIERRGLGKKRINYRLRDAIFSRQRYWGEPFPIYYKNDIAYPLSEDKLPLELPPVENFGPTEQGEPPLARVRNWATQEGYPYELSTMPGFAGSSAYYLRYMDPHNDRALVSKEADEYWRDVDLYVGGIEHATGHLMYSRFWNKFLFDLGYVAEDEPFKKLVNQGMIQGRSNFVYRVVGTNKFVSLGLKDRYETQEIHVDVNIVKNDLLNLDAFRAWRPEFADAEFILEDGKYICGWAIEKMSKSMYNVVNPDYIVENYGADTLRMYEMFLGPLEQSKPWDTNGIDGVHKFLRRFWRLFYNRDGVLNLSDEKAAPAELKTLHKTIKKVREDIENFSFNTSVSAFMICLNELGDCNKREILEPLAVLLSPFAPHITEELWQTALGHPRTIFDARFPEYDEKYLVENSFEYPVSFNGKLRFKKELPLGISNGELEKLVLADSATARYLDGKTPRKVIVVPGKIINIVI, encoded by the coding sequence ATGGAATATAATTTCAGAGAGATAGAGCCGAAGTGGCAGAAAGAGTGGAAGGAGCGCAAAACCTACCGGGTGGAGATCGACCCTTCACGGCCCAAATTCTACGTACTGGACATGTTCCCCTATCCTTCGGGTGCGGGACTCCACGTCGGGCATCCGCTGGGTTACATCGCCTCCGACATCTACTCCCGCTACAAACGGCTGTGCGGATTCAACGTACTGCATCCGATGGGATACGACGCTTTCGGCCTCCCGGCGGAACAATATGCCATCCAGACCGGCCAGCATCCGGCCGTAACGACCCGGCAGAACATCGAGCGATACCGGGAACAGCTCGACAAAATCGGTTTTTCGTTCGATTGGGACCGCGAAGTGCGTACCTGCGATCCAGGCTATTACAAATGGACGCAGTGGGCTTTCCTGAAGATGTTCGGCCACTATTACGACAATACGACCGGCAGAGCCGAACCGATCGAAAAACTGACCGCCCGTTTCGAAAAACAGGGCACCGAAGGACTCGATGCCGCCTGCACGACCGAGATGCGTTTCTCCGCGGACGAATGGAAAGCCATGGACGAACGGCGGCGTGAAGAGGTGCTCCAGAACTACCGGCTGGCTTTCCGCGCCGATACGATGGTCAACTGGTGTCCGCAGTTGGGCACGGTACTGGCCAACGACGAAGTGAAGGACGGGCTCTCTGTCCGCGGAGGCTATCCTGTCGAGCAGAAGCGAATGAAACAATGGCTGCTCCGTGTAACGGCCTACGCCCAGCGGCTGCTGGAGGGACTGGACCGCCTCGCCTGGAGCGATTCGCTCAAGGAGATCCAGCGGAACTGGATCGGCCGCAGCGAGGGAGCCCAGGTCTTCTTCGACATCCGGGACAGCGATAAAAAACTCGAAATATTCACGACCCGTCCCGACACCATTTTCGGCGTCACGTTCATGGTGATCGCCCCCGAACACGAATGGATCGGAGAACTGACCACACCCGAACACAGGACGGAGATTGAAGAGTATATCGCCCAAACGAAAAAACGATCCGAACGGGAACGCATCGCCGAAACCAAACGGGTCAGCGGAGCCTTCACGGGAAGCTATGCCGTCAACCCATTCACCCTCAAGGAGATTCCGATCTACGTCAGCGACTACGTACTGGCCGGCTACGGTACGGGAGCGATCATGGCGGTTCCGGCCCACGACAGCCGAGACTATGCTTTCGCCCGCCATTTCGGCCTGCCGATCATCCCGGTCGTGGAAGGCGGCGACCTTTCGGTCGAGTCGTACGACGCCAAATCGGGCAAACTGATCAACTCGGATTTCATCGACGGACTCGAAGTAAAGGAGGCGATCCAGATCATGTTCGCCGAAATCGAACGGCGCGGACTGGGCAAAAAACGGATCAACTACCGCCTGCGGGATGCCATTTTCAGCCGCCAGCGCTACTGGGGCGAACCCTTCCCGATCTACTATAAAAATGACATCGCCTATCCGCTGAGCGAAGACAAACTGCCGCTGGAACTGCCCCCCGTCGAGAATTTCGGTCCCACCGAACAGGGAGAGCCGCCGCTGGCCCGCGTACGCAACTGGGCCACGCAGGAAGGTTATCCCTACGAACTGAGCACGATGCCCGGATTCGCCGGCTCGTCGGCCTACTACCTGCGTTACATGGACCCGCACAACGACCGGGCGCTCGTATCGAAAGAGGCGGACGAATACTGGCGCGACGTAGATCTCTACGTGGGCGGTATCGAACACGCCACGGGTCACCTGATGTACTCCCGTTTCTGGAACAAGTTCCTTTTCGACCTGGGATACGTGGCGGAGGACGAACCGTTCAAAAAGCTGGTGAACCAGGGCATGATCCAGGGCCGGTCGAACTTCGTCTACCGCGTGGTGGGCACCAACAAGTTCGTCTCGCTCGGACTCAAAGACCGGTACGAGACACAGGAGATCCACGTGGACGTGAACATCGTGAAGAACGACCTGCTGAATCTCGACGCCTTCCGGGCATGGAGGCCCGAATTCGCCGATGCGGAGTTCATCCTCGAAGACGGGAAATATATCTGCGGCTGGGCCATCGAGAAGATGTCGAAGTCGATGTACAACGTGGTGAATCCCGACTACATCGTGGAGAACTACGGCGCCGACACGCTGCGCATGTACGAAATGTTCCTCGGCCCGCTCGAACAGTCCAAACCGTGGGACACCAACGGCATAGACGGCGTGCACAAGTTCCTGCGCCGTTTCTGGCGTCTTTTCTACAACCGGGACGGGGTTCTGAACCTCTCGGACGAAAAGGCGGCCCCGGCCGAATTGAAGACCCTGCACAAGACGATCAAGAAAGTCCGCGAGGATATCGAAAACTTCTCGTTCAACACGTCGGTGAGCGCCTTCATGATCTGCCTCAACGAACTGGGAGATTGCAACAAGCGCGAAATTCTCGAACCGCTCGCCGTACTGCTTTCCCCCTTCGCTCCGCACATCACGGAAGAGTTGTGGCAGACGGCCCTCGGACACCCGAGAACCATTTTCGACGCCCGTTTCCCCGAATACGACGAGAAATACCTCGTGGAAAACAGCTTCGAATATCCCGTGTCGTTCAACGGCAAGCTCCGCTTCAAGAAGGAGCTTCCGCTGGGCATATCCAACGGAGAGCTCGAAAAACTGGTGCTCGCCGACAGTGCCACAGCCCGCTACCTGGACGGAAAAACACCCCGTAAGGTGATCGTGGTGCCGGGCAAAATCATCAATATCGTGATCTGA
- a CDS encoding hemolysin family protein — protein MEIAVILLLILLNGVFAMSEIALISARKSRLEADAREGNRSARTALNLARKPDKFLSTIQIGITLIGILTGIYSGDVLAQDLGSLLARAGIPAAWSVTAAKTVIVIVVTYLTLIFGELVPKRIGMSASEKAAKAVARPMNLLSAVASPFVWLLSKSTSFFFNILGMKDQEEKVTEEEIKAIIQEGTADGEIQEVEQDIVERVFGLGDRKVESIMTHRSEMVTLDADATPQQITDTVRLHPFDLYPVTEGGPGNIIGIVRLKDLFGEVERPGFRLRSLLRPAHYFHENLSVYNALEQMKNGRIKYGLVSDEFGDIQGIVTLKDILEGLIGSMPEKDEEQEIVQREDGSFLVDGQCSFYDFLAFFDLEELFPKYDYNTLSGLILEELEHIPRTGERLRWREFDLEIVDMDGARIDKVLVTHRQQPDM, from the coding sequence ATGGAGATAGCCGTCATTCTGCTGCTGATTCTGCTCAACGGAGTATTCGCCATGTCGGAGATCGCCCTGATCTCGGCCCGAAAATCCCGGCTGGAGGCTGATGCCCGCGAAGGGAACCGGTCGGCCCGCACGGCGCTCAATCTGGCCCGCAAACCGGATAAATTCCTCTCCACGATCCAGATCGGCATCACTCTGATCGGCATCCTCACAGGTATCTACTCGGGCGACGTACTGGCCCAGGACCTGGGGTCCCTGCTGGCCAGGGCCGGCATACCGGCCGCATGGTCAGTAACGGCCGCCAAGACGGTCATCGTGATCGTCGTCACCTACCTGACCCTCATTTTCGGCGAACTGGTCCCCAAACGGATCGGCATGAGCGCCTCGGAAAAGGCCGCCAAAGCCGTGGCCCGGCCCATGAATCTGCTTTCGGCCGTCGCTTCGCCCTTCGTATGGCTGCTCTCGAAAAGCACTTCGTTCTTTTTCAACATACTGGGCATGAAGGACCAGGAGGAGAAAGTGACCGAGGAGGAGATCAAGGCGATCATCCAGGAAGGCACCGCGGACGGGGAGATTCAGGAGGTGGAACAGGATATCGTGGAACGGGTTTTCGGACTGGGCGACCGTAAGGTGGAGTCGATCATGACCCACCGCAGCGAAATGGTCACGCTCGATGCGGACGCCACGCCGCAGCAGATCACCGACACCGTGCGGCTTCATCCTTTCGACCTCTATCCCGTCACCGAGGGCGGACCGGGCAATATCATCGGAATCGTCCGGCTCAAGGACCTTTTCGGAGAGGTGGAGCGCCCCGGTTTCCGGCTGCGCTCGCTGCTTCGTCCCGCGCATTATTTCCACGAGAATCTGAGCGTCTACAACGCTCTGGAGCAGATGAAAAACGGACGGATCAAATACGGACTGGTCAGTGACGAATTCGGCGACATTCAGGGAATCGTCACCCTGAAAGACATTCTGGAGGGACTGATCGGTTCGATGCCCGAAAAGGACGAGGAACAAGAGATCGTCCAGCGGGAAGACGGTTCGTTCCTGGTGGACGGACAGTGCTCGTTCTACGACTTTCTGGCTTTCTTCGATCTGGAAGAGCTTTTCCCGAAATACGACTACAACACGCTCAGCGGGCTGATCCTCGAAGAACTCGAGCACATACCCCGCACCGGTGAACGCCTCCGGTGGAGGGAATTCGACCTGGAGATCGTCGACATGGACGGGGCCCGCATCGACAAAGTGCTCGTAACGCACCGGCAACAGCCGGACATGTAG